A genomic segment from Leopardus geoffroyi isolate Oge1 chromosome A2, O.geoffroyi_Oge1_pat1.0, whole genome shotgun sequence encodes:
- the LOC123606672 gene encoding HMG domain-containing protein 4-like isoform X3, with translation MPCIIGGWPAVFIVTLELIFTLVRQWLQDTGPVLLAGLTIKSADFLTVTAQKPTYTINTPIPVMKNLLRGLSRKMRLSRKTVYQMYQATNMPGNFWLTHQLKDFGCHSGKKSKLCSAHEDPMYDIIRENKRHEKDIRIQQLKQLLEDSTSDEDGSSSSSSECKEKHKKKKKKEKHKKRKKEKKKKKKRKHKSSKSNESSDSD, from the exons TGTTTTCATCGTGACCCTTGAGCTGATTTTCACCTTAGTAAGGCAGTGGTTGCAGGATACAGGCCCTGTATTGTTAGCAG gattAACTATAAAGAGTGCAGACTTCTTAACTGTTACAGCACAGAAGCCAACCTACACAATAAACACTCCTATTCCag ttaTGAAAAACCTCCTCCGGGGCTTATCAAG gaagATGAGACTAAGCCGGAAGACTGTATACCAGATGTACCAGGCAACGAACATGCCAGGGAATTTCTGGCTCACGCACCAACTAAAGGACTTTGGATGCCACTCGGGAAAGAAGTCAAAGTTATGCAGT GCACATGAAGATCCTATGTATGATATCATACGAGAgaataaaagacatgaaaaggaCATAAG GATACAGCAGTTAAAACAGTTACTGGAGGATTCCACCTCCGATGAAGATGGGAGCAGTTCCAGCTCCTCAGAATGTAaagagaaacacaagaaaaagaagaagaaagaaaagcataagaaaaggaaaaaagaaaagaagaagaagaaaaaacgaAAGCATAAGTCTTCCAAGTCGAATGAGAGTTCAGACTCGGACTAA